In a single window of the Oryctolagus cuniculus chromosome 2, mOryCun1.1, whole genome shotgun sequence genome:
- the SLC25A4 gene encoding ADP/ATP translocase 1, whose product MSDQALSFLKDFLAGGVAAAVSKTAVAPIERVKLLLQVQHASKQISAEKQYKGIIDCVVRIPKEQGFLSFWRGNLANVIRYFPTQALNFAFKDKYKQIFLGGVDRHKQFWRYFAGNLASGGAAGATSLCFVYPLDFARTRLAADVGKGAAQREFSGLGNCLTKIFKSDGLRGLYQGFNVSVQGIIIYRAAYFGVYDTAKGMLPDPKNVHIIVSWMIAQTVTAVAGLVSYPFDTVRRRMMMQSGRKGADIMYTGTVDCWKKIAKDEGAKAFFKGAWSNVLRGMGGAFVLVLYDEIKKYV is encoded by the exons ATGAGTGATCAGGCTTTGAGCTTCCTCAAGGACTTCCTGGCAGGTGGCGTCGCCGCTGCCGTCTCCAAGACTGCGGTCGCCCCCATCGAGAGGGTCAAACTGCTGCTGCAG GTCCAGCATGCCAGCAAACAGATCAGCGCTGAGAAGCAGTACAAAGGGATCATTGATTGTGTGGTGAGGATCCCCAAGGAGCAGGGCTTTCTCTCCTTCTGGAGGGGTAACCTGGCCAACGTGATCCGGTACTTCCCCACCCAAGCTCTCAACTTCGCCTTCAAGGACAAGTACAAGCAGATCTTCTTGGGGGGCGTGGATCGGCATAAGCAGTTCTGGCGCTACTTCGCTGGTAACCTGGCCTccggtggggcagctggggccacCTCCCTCTGCTTTGTCTACCCGCTGGACTTTGCCAGGACCAGGTTGGCTGCCGACGTGGGCAAGGGTGCCGCCCAGCGTGAGTTCAGTGGTCTGGGCAACTGTCTCACCAAGATCTTCAAGTCTGATGGCCTGAGGGGTCTCTACCAGGGTTTCAATGTCTCTGTGCAAGGCATCATTATCTACAGAGCTGCCTACTTCGGAGTCTATGATACTGCCAAGG GGATGTTGCCTGACCCCAAGAACGTGCACATTATCGTGAGCTGGATGATCGCCCAGACCGTGACGGCAGTGGCCGGGCTGGTGTCCTACCCCTTTGACACTGTTCGTCGTAGGATGATGATGCAGTCTGGCCGGAAAGGGG CTGACATTATGTACACGGGGACAGTTGACTGCTGGAAGAAGATTGCAAAAGATGAAGGAGCCAAGGCTTTCTTCAAAGGTGCCTGGTCCAATGTGTTGAGAGGCATGGGTGGCGCTTTTGTATTGGTGTTGTATGATGAGATCAAAAAATATGTCTAA